The following coding sequences are from one Bacteroidales bacterium WCE2008 window:
- a CDS encoding Hemolysin, contains CBS domains, whose translation MSLLLLFLLGAMAISFLCSLLESTLMSTPFSYITMREEEGSKDAARFNKLKQNIDRPIAAILSLNTIANTIGAAGVGRQATIIFGSEWFGLVSAIMTILILVFSEIIPKTIGTSRWKGLLWLANVMNFLVIIMYPLVVLIEFLTRLFEKEEADVSISREEVSAMANIGEEEGVFDKSENKVIQNIIKLDDIKAYDVMTPRVVAAIAPEKMTLRKFYKEEALSHYSRIPVYSDSPEFITGYVHRYDVLEKLAEDKFDVTLKDIKREIRSFNEETSVSDIWESLLKTRDQIGVIIDEYGSFQGLITLEDIIETIMGMEIIDESDTVTDMQQYARERWQQRMKQYNITIPDFEDSDSDNPGREETETEA comes from the coding sequence ATGTCACTATTACTTCTTTTCTTGCTCGGAGCGATGGCGATCTCATTCCTGTGTTCGCTGCTCGAATCCACTCTTATGTCCACCCCTTTTTCCTATATCACCATGAGGGAGGAGGAAGGAAGCAAGGACGCAGCAAGATTCAACAAGCTTAAGCAGAACATAGACAGGCCGATAGCGGCTATCCTTTCCCTGAACACCATAGCCAACACTATCGGTGCAGCGGGAGTCGGCCGCCAGGCCACGATAATCTTCGGAAGCGAATGGTTCGGGCTAGTGTCCGCCATAATGACGATACTGATCCTGGTGTTCTCGGAAATCATTCCTAAGACCATCGGCACGTCCCGCTGGAAAGGCCTCCTCTGGCTTGCCAACGTAATGAACTTCCTTGTCATAATCATGTATCCTCTCGTCGTGCTCATCGAGTTTCTCACTAGACTGTTCGAGAAGGAAGAAGCAGATGTGTCCATAAGCAGGGAAGAGGTATCCGCAATGGCCAACATAGGCGAGGAAGAAGGCGTCTTCGACAAGAGCGAGAACAAGGTTATCCAGAACATAATAAAGCTCGACGACATCAAGGCTTATGATGTGATGACTCCGAGGGTAGTGGCAGCCATAGCACCGGAAAAGATGACTCTGAGGAAGTTCTACAAGGAGGAAGCCCTGTCCCACTACTCCAGGATACCGGTCTACAGCGATTCCCCGGAATTCATAACTGGCTATGTGCACAGGTATGACGTGCTCGAAAAGCTTGCCGAGGACAAGTTTGACGTAACCCTGAAAGACATCAAGCGCGAAATACGCTCATTCAACGAGGAGACTTCCGTCAGCGACATCTGGGAGTCTCTGCTGAAGACAAGGGACCAGATCGGAGTCATAATTGACGAATACGGCTCATTCCAGGGCCTGATTACCCTCGAGGACATCATCGAGACCATCATGGGCATGGAGATCATCGACGAGAGCGACACCGTCACGGACATGCAGCAGTATGCCAGGGAACGCTGGCAGCAGCGCATGAAACAGTACAACATAACAATCCCGGACTTCGAAGATTCTGACTCCGACAATCCGGGACGAGAAGAAACCGAAACTGAGGCTTAG
- a CDS encoding glutamate dehydrogenase (NADP+): protein MDNFTQNYIDRFMADVTAKNPGEKEFLQAVREVVESVAPYITENPYLMDLKIMERMVEPERVIMFRVPWMDDEGEIHINRGFRVQMNSALGPYKGGIRFHASVNLSIMKFLAFEQTFKNSLTTLPMGGGKGGSDFNPRGKSDNEVMRFCQSFMTELQRHIGQDTDVPAGDIGVGGREIGFLFGQYKRLRDEFTGTLTGKGQAWGGSRLRPEATGYGLCYFTEQMLATRGKSFKGQTVLISGSGNVAQYAAQKAMRLGAKVVTLSDSNGYVYDPEGLDEEKLAYVFQLKNVQRGRIKEYVNKYPKAKYFPDERPWGVPCDIALPCATQNEIEAADAKKLVENGCWCVAEGANMPTTPEAIAIFQEAKLLYSPGKASNAGGVATSGLEMTQNSIRQKWTAEEVDAQLHRIMSDIHAACLKYGTEADGYINYVKGANIAGFIKVADAMADQGLV, encoded by the coding sequence ATGGACAATTTTACACAGAACTACATTGACCGCTTCATGGCCGATGTAACCGCCAAGAATCCGGGCGAGAAAGAATTTCTTCAGGCTGTACGCGAAGTCGTTGAAAGCGTAGCTCCTTACATCACCGAAAATCCTTATCTCATGGATCTCAAAATCATGGAAAGAATGGTCGAGCCTGAAAGGGTGATCATGTTCCGTGTCCCATGGATGGACGATGAGGGAGAAATCCACATCAACAGAGGTTTCCGCGTACAGATGAACAGCGCACTCGGCCCATACAAGGGCGGTATCCGTTTCCACGCCAGCGTCAATCTCAGCATCATGAAGTTCCTCGCATTCGAGCAGACCTTCAAAAACAGCCTTACAACCCTCCCTATGGGCGGTGGTAAGGGTGGTTCAGACTTCAACCCAAGGGGCAAGTCCGACAATGAGGTCATGCGTTTCTGCCAGAGTTTCATGACTGAGCTCCAGAGACATATCGGTCAGGATACCGACGTTCCTGCAGGAGATATCGGCGTTGGAGGAAGAGAGATCGGTTTCCTCTTCGGACAGTACAAGAGACTCCGTGACGAGTTTACCGGTACCCTTACAGGCAAGGGTCAGGCATGGGGCGGCAGCCGCCTCCGTCCTGAGGCCACAGGCTACGGACTCTGCTACTTTACTGAGCAGATGCTCGCCACCAGGGGCAAATCCTTCAAGGGACAGACCGTGCTGATCTCAGGTTCCGGAAACGTTGCCCAGTACGCAGCCCAGAAAGCGATGAGACTCGGCGCAAAAGTCGTTACACTTTCAGATTCTAACGGATATGTATATGATCCGGAAGGTCTCGACGAGGAGAAGCTGGCTTATGTATTCCAGCTCAAGAACGTACAGCGCGGCCGTATCAAAGAATATGTAAACAAATATCCAAAGGCAAAATACTTCCCTGACGAGCGTCCATGGGGTGTTCCGTGCGACATCGCCCTCCCATGCGCGACGCAGAACGAGATCGAGGCAGCAGATGCCAAGAAACTCGTCGAGAACGGTTGCTGGTGCGTGGCTGAAGGCGCAAACATGCCTACCACTCCTGAAGCAATCGCAATCTTCCAGGAAGCCAAGCTCCTTTACTCTCCGGGCAAGGCATCCAATGCCGGCGGCGTAGCAACCTCCGGTCTCGAGATGACTCAGAACTCGATCCGCCAGAAATGGACGGCAGAAGAGGTTGACGCGCAGCTCCACAGGATCATGTCTGACATCCACGCAGCCTGCCTGAAATATGGTACCGAGGCTGACGGCTATATCAACTATGTAAAGGGCGCCAACATCGCCGGCTTCATCAAGGTTGCCGATGCCATGGCAGACCAGGGACTCGTCTAA
- a CDS encoding 5-methylthioadenosine/S-adenosylhomocysteine deaminase produces MKNIFLKNIILGGLPKDIRVSDGRIGSIRPAGELSPETGEEVLDCTGKVAMPGLINMHTHAGMSLMRGMQEDVVFHDWINNIWKIEAKIDAEYVYWATKVSVLEMIRTGTTTYNDHYWFASHAHKAAAELGLRPVVSYVVMDHDSEDMALRQKEECQKLYEESLGWKDGSKFEMGFHAIYSVSEPMILWAAEFAREHGLTLHFHLSETEQEIIDCKAAHGGLSPVEYLDRLGVLGDYCIAAHTLWLSDNDIRILGERKVNCVHNINSNLKLASGYKFMYNELRDAGANVCMGTDGCASSNNLDILEAMKTSAMVQKGWRKDPKAWPLNELIETATVNGAKALRLDTGVIEEGKLADILVIDPGNSFFLSPGTFLANFVYSAHSDCIDSVIAGGRLVMKNKVIEGEKEILENARKVLSELI; encoded by the coding sequence ATGAAAAATATATTTCTGAAGAATATAATTCTGGGTGGCTTGCCTAAGGATATCCGTGTCTCTGACGGGCGTATAGGCAGCATCCGTCCGGCCGGTGAGCTCTCTCCCGAGACTGGCGAGGAAGTGCTCGACTGCACCGGAAAAGTAGCCATGCCGGGACTCATAAACATGCATACGCACGCCGGAATGTCGCTGATGCGAGGCATGCAGGAGGACGTGGTCTTCCATGACTGGATCAACAATATCTGGAAAATCGAGGCAAAGATAGACGCCGAATATGTCTATTGGGCCACCAAGGTGTCCGTGCTGGAGATGATAAGGACAGGGACCACCACCTACAACGACCATTACTGGTTCGCCTCCCATGCCCACAAGGCTGCTGCGGAACTTGGCCTGAGGCCTGTCGTCTCTTACGTGGTCATGGACCATGACAGCGAGGACATGGCTCTCCGCCAGAAAGAAGAATGCCAGAAACTATACGAGGAATCCCTCGGCTGGAAGGACGGCTCGAAGTTCGAGATGGGCTTCCACGCCATCTATTCAGTGAGCGAGCCTATGATCCTCTGGGCCGCCGAATTCGCCCGCGAGCATGGCCTGACCCTGCATTTCCACCTCTCAGAGACTGAGCAGGAGATCATTGACTGCAAGGCTGCGCACGGCGGACTCTCCCCTGTCGAATACCTGGACCGCCTCGGGGTTCTCGGCGACTATTGCATCGCCGCGCACACCCTCTGGCTATCCGACAACGATATCCGGATCCTCGGAGAAAGAAAGGTCAACTGCGTGCACAACATAAACTCCAACCTCAAGCTTGCCAGCGGCTACAAGTTCATGTACAATGAGCTCCGCGACGCCGGGGCAAATGTCTGCATGGGCACCGACGGCTGCGCATCTTCCAACAATCTCGACATACTCGAGGCCATGAAGACCTCGGCAATGGTGCAGAAGGGATGGAGGAAGGACCCTAAGGCATGGCCTCTCAACGAGCTCATCGAGACTGCCACTGTCAACGGAGCGAAGGCGCTCAGGCTTGATACCGGAGTCATAGAGGAAGGAAAGCTCGCCGACATCCTGGTGATCGACCCGGGCAATTCGTTCTTCCTGTCCCCTGGCACGTTCCTTGCCAACTTTGTATATTCAGCCCACAGCGACTGCATAGATTCAGTAATAGCCGGAGGCCGCCTCGTGATGAAGAACAAGGTGATCGAAGGAGAAAAGGAAATACTTGAGAACGCACGCAAAGTGCTTTCTGAACTTATATAA
- a CDS encoding purine-nucleoside phosphorylase codes for MDQRLEKIYQAGNYVKGILASSGKQPEVGVILGSGLGLLADQIKNPVTIPYREIPGFPVSTALGHKGNFIIGELGGKTVIAMQGRIHYYEGYPMEMVTLPVRVMKYIGIKYLFVSNAAGGVNFDFHVGDLMIIRDHINQLPNPLIGPNLDEFGPRFPDMTRPYDLGLIKMAKEIAKECGIDLKEGVYFGGTGPTYETPSEYKYIRIIGGDATGMSTIPEVIVARHADIPVFGMSVITNEAHDDYSEDYVNDGDDVIQAANAAANKMCTIFSKLIERL; via the coding sequence ATGGACCAGAGACTTGAAAAGATCTACCAGGCAGGCAATTATGTCAAGGGCATATTGGCCTCCTCGGGAAAACAGCCTGAAGTCGGCGTCATCCTCGGAAGCGGCCTCGGACTTCTGGCAGACCAGATAAAGAACCCAGTTACAATCCCTTACCGCGAGATCCCGGGCTTCCCGGTATCCACAGCTCTCGGACACAAGGGCAATTTCATAATCGGCGAGCTTGGCGGCAAGACCGTGATCGCCATGCAGGGCCGAATCCACTACTATGAGGGCTATCCGATGGAGATGGTCACTCTCCCTGTGCGCGTGATGAAATACATCGGAATCAAATACCTGTTCGTGTCAAACGCAGCCGGCGGAGTGAACTTCGACTTCCATGTCGGAGACCTCATGATCATCAGGGACCACATCAACCAGCTCCCTAACCCGCTCATCGGCCCTAATCTCGACGAATTCGGCCCTCGTTTCCCTGACATGACCCGCCCGTACGACCTCGGTCTCATCAAGATGGCCAAGGAAATCGCCAAGGAATGCGGAATCGACCTCAAGGAAGGAGTATATTTCGGCGGCACAGGCCCTACTTACGAGACACCGTCGGAGTATAAATATATCCGTATCATCGGCGGCGACGCTACCGGCATGTCCACCATTCCGGAGGTAATCGTCGCAAGGCACGCCGACATCCCGGTATTCGGAATGTCAGTGATTACCAACGAGGCCCACGATGATTATTCTGAGGATTATGTAAATGACGGAGACGACGTCATCCAGGCAGCAAACGCCGCTGCCAACAAGATGTGCACGATATTCTCCAAGCTGATAGAAAGGCTCTAA
- a CDS encoding Cell division protein ZapA, inhibits GTPase activity of FtsZ — MDQSITIRIADKTFSLTAKTPESEEIIRIAADSVNRKVDAYTQKFPTKGLTDILSFVALNGAINEVTLQRKMKGMNADIESLQNDIQAYLKNEDK, encoded by the coding sequence ATGGACCAGAGCATTACGATCAGGATCGCAGACAAGACCTTTTCGCTTACCGCAAAGACACCGGAATCCGAAGAGATCATACGTATTGCGGCAGATTCGGTCAATCGCAAGGTCGATGCTTATACGCAGAAATTCCCTACCAAAGGTCTGACCGATATTCTTTCATTCGTCGCTCTTAACGGGGCTATCAACGAAGTGACCCTGCAGCGCAAGATGAAAGGAATGAATGCAGATATCGAATCTCTTCAGAACGACATCCAAGCCTATCTGAAGAATGAAGACAAATAG
- a CDS encoding NAD+ synthase (glutamine-hydrolysing) — MENFGFIRVAAASPRVKVADIEFNINEIISMIQKARRDSVSLLAFPELSVTGYTCADLFGQQFMIEEAERGVKAVALATKGTGMAVAIGVPIRITGRLYNCAAVVYDGSIKGIVPKVFLPSYDEFYETRWFASGEDFMRNPAEICYAGEEVTVSPSQIFYIGNARFAVEICEDVWTPVPPSSFHALAGANIILNLSASNEVLMKHSYRKSLVDNQSARTISAYVYSSCGFGESTQDLVYAGSSLIYENGTLLAENERFKTESSMIVADVDLEKLDVLRQKENTFGAVAPDGTPSTAYRSDYKIVRLGNDAGTDFEKKLYRHVEAHPFVPGGNPEEIDRRAREITSIQVLGLASRLEHIGSKTAVIGISGGLDSTLALLITVLAFDKLGLDRKGIIGVTMPGFGTTDRTYHNAVDLMTALGITNREISIVPAVKQHFSDIGQDIENHDVTYENSQARERTQLLMDIANKENGIVVGTGDLSELALGWATYNGDHMSMYGVNSSIPKTLVKYLVEWAAKTHFGEGSVSGRSAKDILLDVVDTPISPELTPADENGNIKQKTEDLVGPYELHDFFLYNFFRFGYAPEKVFFLSRKAFGKTYDDETIKKWLRKFYWRFFSQQFKRSCLPDGPKVGSVTLSPRGDWRMPSDAKVALWIDNLK; from the coding sequence ATGGAAAATTTCGGATTCATACGTGTCGCTGCCGCCTCCCCGAGAGTGAAGGTCGCAGACATAGAATTCAACATAAACGAGATAATCTCGATGATACAGAAAGCAAGGAGGGATTCCGTGTCCCTTCTTGCTTTTCCTGAATTGTCCGTTACCGGATACACCTGCGCAGACCTCTTCGGCCAGCAGTTCATGATCGAAGAAGCCGAGAGGGGAGTCAAGGCCGTAGCCCTTGCCACGAAAGGCACCGGAATGGCCGTGGCCATAGGCGTCCCAATCAGGATTACTGGAAGATTATATAATTGCGCCGCAGTCGTTTATGACGGCTCAATTAAAGGAATAGTTCCAAAAGTGTTCCTGCCGTCGTATGATGAGTTCTATGAGACCAGATGGTTCGCAAGCGGCGAAGATTTCATGAGAAATCCGGCCGAAATATGCTATGCCGGCGAAGAAGTCACGGTCTCTCCAAGCCAGATATTCTATATCGGCAACGCACGGTTTGCCGTCGAGATCTGCGAGGACGTATGGACTCCTGTCCCGCCGTCTTCGTTCCATGCGCTGGCCGGCGCGAACATAATACTGAACCTGTCCGCCAGCAACGAGGTCCTGATGAAACATTCATACAGGAAGAGCCTTGTCGACAACCAGAGCGCAAGGACCATCTCGGCTTATGTATACAGCTCCTGCGGCTTCGGAGAGTCCACCCAGGACCTCGTATATGCAGGCTCGTCCCTGATCTATGAGAACGGAACCCTGCTTGCCGAGAACGAGAGATTCAAGACTGAAAGCAGCATGATAGTGGCTGACGTGGACCTGGAGAAGCTCGACGTGCTCCGCCAGAAGGAGAATACCTTCGGCGCAGTCGCACCGGACGGCACTCCTTCCACCGCCTACAGGTCTGACTACAAGATCGTAAGGCTCGGCAACGATGCCGGCACCGACTTCGAGAAGAAGCTGTACCGTCATGTCGAGGCCCATCCGTTCGTCCCGGGAGGCAACCCTGAGGAGATCGACCGCAGAGCCCGCGAAATCACTTCCATCCAGGTTCTCGGCCTTGCTTCAAGGCTGGAGCATATCGGCAGCAAGACTGCCGTTATCGGCATCTCAGGCGGTCTGGACAGCACTCTGGCCCTGCTTATCACCGTACTTGCCTTCGACAAGCTCGGACTGGACAGGAAGGGGATCATAGGTGTCACGATGCCTGGCTTCGGTACCACCGACAGGACTTATCACAATGCCGTCGACCTGATGACGGCCCTCGGCATCACCAACCGTGAAATATCGATCGTGCCGGCCGTCAAACAGCATTTCAGCGACATCGGCCAGGATATCGAGAATCACGACGTCACATACGAGAATTCCCAGGCAAGGGAGCGCACCCAGCTGCTCATGGACATCGCAAACAAGGAAAACGGCATCGTAGTGGGCACTGGAGACCTCTCTGAGCTGGCCCTCGGCTGGGCTACGTATAACGGCGACCACATGAGCATGTACGGAGTCAACTCAAGCATACCTAAGACTCTTGTGAAATACCTCGTGGAATGGGCTGCAAAGACTCATTTCGGAGAAGGTTCCGTATCCGGCCGCAGCGCTAAGGACATCCTCCTCGACGTCGTCGACACGCCGATCAGCCCTGAACTCACCCCAGCCGACGAGAATGGCAACATCAAGCAGAAGACCGAGGACCTGGTCGGCCCGTACGAGCTGCATGACTTCTTCCTGTACAATTTCTTCCGCTTCGGCTATGCGCCGGAGAAGGTCTTCTTCCTCTCCCGCAAGGCCTTCGGAAAGACATATGACGACGAGACCATAAAGAAATGGCTGCGTAAGTTCTACTGGAGGTTCTTCAGCCAGCAGTTCAAGCGAAGCTGCCTGCCGGACGGCCCTAAGGTGGGTTCGGTAACTCTGAGTCCGAGAGGGGACTGGAGGATGCCTTCGGACGCAAAAGTGGCCCTCTGGATTGATAATTTAAAGTAA
- a CDS encoding thiol:disulfide interchange protein DsbD, with amino-acid sequence MLSRNRIIFAAAALLWSVAAFAQLDTDNAVRWRASSRQIEGDLYEIVLTGNTTDNWHTYSTTAAESAIYAEYPVLEGCELEGGLYDITEPQDFQGDPVFFGKFQLGQKVRLKAPSANITVVVTWIACDRYCTSPTDTELKVTVKNPEIGAISPDNKNVLSGNKAVLSSEIQDVDKEESNSSLLALIIEAILWGLAMLLTPCVFPMVPMTISFFIKGSSNPAVGRFKALMYGLFIVLLYTVPISVIILITRIAGGETVTADIFNWLATHWIPNLIFFVVFMIFAASFFGAFEITLPSSIVNKSDKNANRAGLAGVFFMALTLVLVSFSCTGPIVGTVLIKSTQGEFWTPMVTMLAFSTAFALPFTVLAMFPSLLKKMKSGSWMNSVKVVLGFIEIALGFKFLSVADQTYHWGILDREVYLAIWIAVFSLLGLYLLGKIRFKNDSPEAKPLSVFRLALVIAVFSFVVYLIPGMWGAPLKALSGYLPPIETQDFIITGGYAQPKEQSSENGLKLPLGLTGYFNMEEAQAEAAKVGKPIFVDITGHGCVNCREMEQRVLSDPRILEKLRNEFVVVALYTDDKTKLEEKDWITTDKGKVLKDLGRVNSYIVRTRFGVNAQPNYTIVSPEGKQLVPVRGYDLDIDGYLAFLDSGIAAYKASR; translated from the coding sequence ATGCTAAGTAGAAACAGAATTATATTTGCTGCGGCGGCACTCCTGTGGAGTGTTGCCGCTTTTGCTCAACTCGACACGGACAATGCCGTACGCTGGAGAGCGTCTTCCCGTCAGATCGAAGGAGACCTATATGAAATAGTTCTTACTGGCAATACGACTGACAACTGGCACACATACAGTACTACAGCCGCTGAATCTGCCATTTATGCCGAGTATCCGGTGCTGGAAGGCTGCGAGCTTGAAGGCGGTCTCTATGACATAACGGAGCCTCAGGACTTCCAGGGCGACCCCGTGTTCTTCGGCAAATTCCAGCTCGGCCAGAAGGTCAGGCTCAAAGCCCCTTCTGCCAACATCACGGTAGTCGTCACATGGATTGCCTGCGACCGTTATTGCACCTCTCCTACCGACACCGAGCTGAAAGTTACCGTTAAAAATCCCGAAATTGGGGCCATATCCCCCGATAACAAAAATGTTTTAAGTGGTAACAAAGCTGTTTTAAGCTCTGAGATACAAGATGTTGATAAGGAAGAGTCAAACTCTTCCTTATTGGCTCTTATAATAGAGGCAATTCTCTGGGGATTGGCGATGTTGCTGACTCCATGCGTCTTTCCGATGGTCCCGATGACCATATCCTTCTTCATTAAGGGATCCTCAAATCCTGCCGTTGGAAGATTCAAGGCTCTGATGTACGGGCTGTTCATAGTCCTTTTATATACTGTCCCGATATCGGTGATAATCCTGATAACGCGCATCGCCGGAGGTGAGACAGTCACGGCAGATATCTTTAACTGGCTGGCGACGCACTGGATTCCTAATCTGATATTCTTTGTCGTCTTCATGATATTCGCCGCATCCTTCTTCGGAGCATTCGAGATCACTCTCCCCTCTTCGATCGTCAACAAGAGCGACAAGAACGCCAACAGGGCCGGTCTCGCAGGTGTGTTCTTCATGGCTCTTACCCTGGTCCTGGTGTCTTTTTCATGCACCGGTCCGATCGTAGGCACCGTGCTGATCAAGTCAACCCAGGGCGAATTCTGGACCCCGATGGTGACAATGCTGGCATTCTCCACGGCATTCGCCTTGCCTTTCACGGTACTGGCCATGTTCCCGTCACTGTTGAAAAAGATGAAAAGCGGCAGCTGGATGAATTCAGTCAAGGTCGTGCTCGGATTCATAGAAATAGCCCTCGGATTCAAGTTCCTCAGCGTTGCCGACCAGACATACCACTGGGGAATTCTCGACAGAGAAGTATATCTTGCGATATGGATTGCAGTATTCTCCTTGCTCGGTCTTTACCTTTTGGGCAAGATTCGTTTCAAGAACGACAGCCCTGAGGCAAAACCACTTTCCGTGTTCAGGCTGGCACTTGTGATAGCTGTATTCTCCTTTGTGGTATATCTTATTCCAGGCATGTGGGGAGCGCCTCTCAAGGCCCTCTCGGGATATCTTCCTCCTATCGAGACCCAGGATTTCATAATAACCGGAGGCTACGCGCAGCCGAAGGAACAATCCAGTGAGAATGGCCTTAAACTTCCTCTCGGACTGACCGGGTACTTCAATATGGAAGAAGCCCAGGCCGAAGCCGCAAAAGTCGGCAAACCGATCTTCGTGGATATTACCGGCCATGGCTGCGTGAACTGCAGAGAGATGGAGCAGAGAGTCCTCAGCGATCCTCGAATCCTGGAAAAACTGAGGAACGAATTCGTTGTCGTCGCCCTATATACGGACGATAAGACCAAACTTGAAGAAAAAGATTGGATAACAACGGATAAAGGTAAAGTGCTCAAGGATTTAGGACGGGTGAATTCTTATATCGTACGTACCCGTTTCGGAGTCAATGCCCAGCCTAATTATACTATAGTCTCCCCAGAAGGAAAACAGTTGGTTCCGGTAAGGGGATATGACCTCGACATAGACGGATATCTGGCATTCCTTGATTCAGGAATCGCGGCCTACAAGGCTTCCCGCTAA
- a CDS encoding ribonucrease Y produces the protein MNILFLIIGLVLGIAVGTGASILIRKRILKGKREDILEKAELEGENIKKEKMLQAKERFLQLKSEHDKYVNDKNNQIRETENRLKQKENTLNQQNGELQKKIRDNDSLRGSLMSQKEAVEKKAEEYDKLRAEANRQIESIAGMSAAEAKNLLMENMKAEARTEAQAYINDTIDEARLNAAKEAKRIVINTIQRTATETAIENAVTTFPIENDEIKGRIIGREGRNIRALEAATGVEIVVDDTPDTILLSAFDPVRREVARLALHQLVIDGRIHPARIEEVVAKVQKQLEDEILETGKRTCIDLGIHGMSMELVRLIGRMKYRSSYGQNLLQHSREVANICAIMASELGLNVKLAKRAGLLHDIGKVSEDDPELPHALLGMKLAEQYKERPEICNAIGAHHEEIEMTSVISPIVMVGDAISGARPGARREVIESYIKRLKGMEDLAASYPGVTKSYAIQAGRELRVIVGAEEVTDEQAATLSSDIATKIQNEMTYPGQVKITVIRETRSVAYAK, from the coding sequence ATGAATATACTATTTCTGATCATTGGTCTGGTCCTCGGTATTGCCGTGGGAACCGGAGCCAGCATCCTGATCCGCAAAAGAATCCTTAAAGGAAAGCGGGAGGATATACTTGAAAAAGCCGAGCTCGAGGGCGAAAACATCAAAAAAGAGAAGATGCTCCAGGCGAAGGAGCGATTCCTTCAGCTTAAGTCCGAGCATGACAAGTATGTCAATGATAAGAACAACCAGATACGAGAGACTGAAAACCGCCTGAAACAGAAAGAGAATACTCTCAATCAGCAGAATGGAGAGCTTCAGAAGAAGATTCGCGACAACGACAGTCTCCGCGGAAGTCTGATGTCCCAGAAAGAGGCCGTCGAAAAGAAAGCCGAAGAGTATGACAAGCTCCGCGCAGAGGCCAACCGCCAGATCGAAAGCATCGCCGGGATGTCCGCTGCCGAGGCCAAGAACCTGCTTATGGAGAACATGAAGGCTGAAGCCCGTACTGAGGCCCAGGCCTATATCAATGATACGATCGACGAGGCTCGTCTAAACGCCGCCAAAGAAGCCAAGAGAATAGTCATCAACACTATCCAGAGGACGGCGACGGAGACTGCGATCGAGAACGCCGTGACTACCTTCCCTATCGAGAACGACGAGATAAAGGGTAGGATCATCGGACGAGAAGGACGTAACATACGTGCCCTCGAGGCCGCCACCGGAGTCGAGATCGTGGTTGACGATACTCCTGACACGATTCTTCTCTCAGCTTTCGACCCTGTCCGCAGGGAGGTCGCCAGACTCGCCCTGCACCAGCTCGTAATCGACGGCCGTATCCATCCTGCAAGAATCGAGGAAGTCGTAGCCAAGGTCCAGAAACAACTCGAGGACGAAATCCTCGAGACCGGAAAGAGGACATGTATCGATCTGGGCATCCACGGAATGAGCATGGAACTCGTCCGTCTTATCGGCCGAATGAAATACCGTTCTTCTTATGGACAGAACCTTCTGCAGCACTCTCGTGAGGTTGCAAACATCTGCGCCATAATGGCATCTGAGCTCGGTCTCAACGTCAAGCTTGCCAAGAGGGCAGGTCTCCTCCACGATATCGGAAAGGTATCTGAGGACGATCCAGAACTCCCTCACGCACTGCTCGGTATGAAGCTCGCAGAGCAGTATAAAGAGCGTCCGGAGATCTGCAACGCTATCGGTGCCCACCATGAAGAAATAGAGATGACCTCCGTAATCTCCCCTATCGTCATGGTCGGAGACGCAATCTCAGGTGCACGTCCTGGTGCACGCCGTGAGGTCATCGAGTCCTACATCAAGCGTCTTAAAGGTATGGAAGACCTTGCCGCTTCTTATCCAGGCGTTACCAAGAGCTATGCTATCCAGGCCGGACGTGAGCTTCGAGTTATCGTAGGTGCCGAGGAAGTTACCGACGAGCAGGCAGCAACACTGTCTTCAGATATCGCTACAAAGATCCAGAATGAAATGACATATCCTGGTCAGGTAAAGATTACCGTAATACGTGAAACACGTTCTGTAGCTTATGCTAAGTAG
- a CDS encoding myosin protein heavy chain: MLEDLRNEIRQLIALYENEKHAKQKLAAELAECRIDLEADKNKIAELERQVDNLKLKQAFNSPVEGDSEAKEKIEKMIRQLDKCIAQLEQ; the protein is encoded by the coding sequence ATGCTTGAAGATTTAAGAAACGAAATCCGGCAGCTGATTGCCCTCTACGAGAACGAAAAGCATGCAAAACAGAAACTTGCGGCTGAACTCGCAGAGTGCAGAATCGACCTGGAAGCTGACAAGAATAAGATTGCTGAACTTGAAAGACAGGTGGACAATCTGAAGTTGAAACAGGCTTTCAATTCTCCGGTCGAGGGTGATTCCGAGGCCAAGGAGAAGATAGAGAAGATGATACGTCAGTTGGACAAGTGTATTGCCCAGCTCGAACAATAG